Below is a genomic region from Fusobacterium sp..
CATCTTTCTTTTCAAGTACTGTTTCTACTGCTGTCAAAAAAGCTTCTAATTTTTCTTCAGCTTCTTTTTTTGTTTCAAATTTTCCAATTTCTTTGTATAAGTCTACAAATTCTTTTTTAGTCATTTATTTCCTCCCTAATAAGCTTATATGATATACTGAAATTATACTTTGTTAATCATAATACAGTCAATCTTTATTATTCAAAATATTATCAAATTAAATTTAATTAGAAAAAATTAGTAAAAATTTTTCTTATGAATCTTTAAAGATAATCTTTATCTTATTTATTATCATTTAATAATCTTTATATATTTAAGACTTCCAAACTCCTTAATTTTACTAGTTTAAAAAGGGACAACTTATTACATCTTGTTACATTACTTATTACATCTTGTTACATTGCTTATTACATTTTGTTACATTACTTATTACATCTTGTTACATTGCTTATTACATTTTGTTACATTACTTATTACATCTTGTTACATTGCTTATTACATTTTGTTACACTTAATTTTCATATTTTATTTATTACATCTTGTTACATTTATTTTTTTCTATTTTAATTTGTTACATTCTGTTACAATAAACATTACATGAAAATTGACTTGTAATATTTAATGTGTTATAATGTTTTTTAATGAAGAAAGTTTGGAGATGATGAGATGGCAAATGTAGTCAAATATGGGAATGAAATGAATAATGTAACTTTTGGAGGATTCAAAGAAAAAGAGTTAGATTTATTTTTTTCTATTTGTTTCAAAGCAAAAGAACAAGGTGTTAGAGAAATAAAAATCCCTTTTGATGAAATAAAATTGTTATCAAATTATGTT
It encodes:
- a CDS encoding HU family DNA-binding protein; the protein is MTKKEFVDLYKEIGKFETKKEAEEKLEAFLTAVETVLEKKDEISFLGFGKFEVVDRAAKEGINPQTKEKMTIPAKKVV